In one window of Palaemon carinicauda isolate YSFRI2023 chromosome 2, ASM3689809v2, whole genome shotgun sequence DNA:
- the LOC137621073 gene encoding histone H3-like, translated as MARTKQTACKSTGGKAPRKQLATKAARKSAPATGGVKKPHRYRPGTVALREIRRYQKSTELLIRKLPFQRLVREIAHDFKTDLHFQSSAVMALQEASEAYLIGLFEDTNLCAIHAKRVTIMPKDIQLARHIRGERA; from the coding sequence ATGGCTCGTACCAAGCAGACCGCCTGTAAATCCACTGGAGGAAAGGCTCCCCGCAAGCAGCTTGCAACCAAGGCTGCTCGCAAGTCTGCCCCTGCTACAGGAGGAGTCAAGAAACCCCATCGTTACAGGCCTGGTACCGTTGCCCTCCGTGAGATCCGTCGCTACCAGAAGAGCACAGAACTTCTCATCAGGAAGCTCCCCTTCCAGCGTCTGGTGCGTGAAATCGCCCATGATTTCAAGACTGACCTTCATTTCCAGTCCTCTGCTGTCATGGCCCTTCAGGAAGCCTCTGAGGCTTACCTCATCGGTCTCTTTGAAGACACCAACTTGTGCGCCATCCATGCCAAGAGAGTCACCATTATGCCCAAGGATATCCAGCTGGCTCGCCACATCCGTGGAGAGAGAGCTTAA